In a single window of the Nodularia spumigena CCY9414 genome:
- the frr gene encoding ribosome recycling factor: MKLSEAESTMQKTVEATQRAFNTIRTGRANASLLDKVSVDYYGSPTPLKSLANISTPDASTILIQPYDKGSLNVVEKAISLSDVGLTPSNDGSVIRLNIPPLTSDRRKEFVKMASKYAEEGRVAIRNIRRDVQDTIRKEEKASEISEDESKDQQDQLQKLTNKYTARIDDLLAEKEKDISTV, from the coding sequence GTGAAATTATCTGAAGCTGAGAGTACAATGCAAAAGACCGTTGAAGCAACTCAACGAGCTTTTAACACCATTCGCACTGGTCGCGCCAATGCGAGTTTACTAGATAAGGTTTCGGTGGACTACTACGGTTCACCCACACCATTGAAATCACTGGCAAACATTAGCACGCCAGATGCTTCAACCATATTGATTCAGCCTTACGATAAAGGCAGCTTAAACGTAGTAGAGAAAGCAATTTCCCTGTCTGACGTAGGTTTAACACCCAGTAACGACGGTTCTGTGATTCGGCTAAATATACCACCATTAACAAGCGATCGCCGGAAAGAATTTGTCAAAATGGCTAGTAAGTATGCCGAAGAAGGTCGCGTAGCCATTCGCAACATCCGTCGTGATGTCCAAGACACCATTCGCAAAGAGGAAAAAGCTTCAGAAATCTCTGAAGATGAATCCAAAGACCAACAAGATCAACTGCAAAAACTCACAAACAAGTACACTGCTAGAATAGATGACTTGTTGGCAGAAAAAGAAAAAGACATTTCAACTGTCTAA
- a CDS encoding glycosyltransferase: protein MYIVFPTLEIAPFINGGIGQYISQIINYLQSSEYTPLILLYGIPEITAIKAREYFDSSSLKCEIYHINEFADIQLNSEDIYHVEKTSLALAEGLKKIMADKNIVGVEWCEHGGMGFHTLRDKHFNPDSVFKNIPIWVHLHGSREIWDLTDRYPVALDVSNDYILSNYAERFCLELADAWKSPSQSVADWYTSYFGIHNQVFISPLPYRKLAERNSHRVINHPQLPLKILCPGRIVHLKGTDIIARACAEICQTFPEQIHVTFAGYNLATTNSKYRSYLDEVKSFISPKFLKYFSFSGQYLAEEYLKIAQESHLAIFASRVETFCLAAHELNWIGVPLVLADIPAFKEHFQHGVNCYKFDGSVEGLTALLTQIVQNPEMLNQIASNPVLDFDIDVFNQLVKVPQISKVTANYFLFTRLQEIHVQPGKIYANNFKHLSVFNLKVLILAIVWKITKRLADKISLPVPMRIYIKGVLKKNNAFQ from the coding sequence ATGTACATAGTTTTTCCCACCCTAGAAATTGCCCCATTTATTAATGGAGGAATAGGACAATACATATCACAAATTATTAACTATTTACAAAGTTCAGAATATACACCGTTAATTTTATTGTATGGTATTCCTGAAATTACGGCTATCAAAGCCAGAGAATATTTTGATTCATCCAGCTTAAAATGTGAAATCTATCATATTAATGAATTTGCTGATATTCAGCTAAATTCAGAAGATATTTATCATGTCGAAAAAACTTCCCTAGCTTTAGCAGAGGGTTTAAAAAAAATCATGGCTGATAAAAATATAGTTGGGGTGGAATGGTGTGAACATGGCGGTATGGGATTTCATACCCTGCGAGACAAACATTTTAATCCTGATTCAGTCTTCAAAAACATACCCATCTGGGTTCATTTACATGGTTCTAGAGAAATTTGGGATTTAACAGACCGTTATCCTGTAGCTTTGGATGTTAGCAATGACTATATATTATCTAATTATGCGGAAAGATTTTGCTTAGAATTAGCAGATGCTTGGAAAAGTCCTTCTCAGTCTGTCGCAGACTGGTACACCAGCTATTTTGGTATTCATAATCAAGTTTTTATCTCTCCGCTACCTTATCGTAAGCTTGCAGAAAGAAATAGCCACCGTGTGATTAATCATCCTCAATTACCTTTAAAAATCCTCTGTCCAGGAAGAATAGTACATTTGAAAGGTACGGACATTATCGCTCGTGCTTGTGCAGAAATTTGTCAAACTTTTCCTGAGCAGATTCATGTCACTTTTGCTGGATATAATTTAGCGACGACAAACTCAAAATATAGGTCTTATCTAGATGAAGTTAAAAGTTTTATTTCTCCTAAATTCCTGAAATATTTCTCATTTTCTGGACAATATTTAGCAGAGGAATATTTAAAAATAGCCCAAGAGTCACATTTGGCAATTTTTGCGTCTCGTGTAGAAACATTTTGTCTAGCAGCCCATGAGCTTAACTGGATAGGAGTACCCCTAGTTTTAGCGGATATCCCAGCATTTAAAGAACATTTTCAGCATGGAGTTAATTGTTATAAGTTTGATGGTTCTGTAGAGGGACTGACTGCGCTTTTAACTCAAATTGTCCAAAATCCAGAAATGCTGAATCAAATTGCATCAAATCCAGTTTTAGATTTTGATATTGATGTATTCAATCAATTGGTGAAAGTACCGCAAATATCAAAGGTTACTGCTAATTATTTTTTATTTACAAGACTACAAGAGATTCATGTACAACCAGGGAAAATATATGCAAATAATTTCAAACATTTATCAGTTTTCAACCTAAAAGTTTTAATCTTAGCAATTGTTTGGAAAATTACTAAACGTCTTGCAGACAAAATATCTTTACCTGTACCCATGAGGATTTACATAAAAGGAGTTTTAAAGAAAAATAATGCATTCCAGTAG
- a CDS encoding glycosyltransferase family 2 protein: MHSSSLLEAQINQSQTIFISIIICTADRRISLERTLIALNKITYSFCEFIVVDASSNTETMEMLSIMSSSFDRNLKLATVQEKNISVSRNVGIKLALGEIIAFIDDDAIPPPDWIEKLLSTYSLYGDKCAGVGGTVRDMTSPGYPLQYHRGITNIISNTSPICRSGVINYNQPQGFWYNGLMGTNSSYRKDLLEKINGYDEFFEYFLDETDVCLRLIQAGYEIHHCDVVVDHYPEASHNRLDQKHLTCWYSLAKNTTYFALKHAFNKVPFPVLVIRLTLLLIYRCFLRIIRLKFTHNLSYQVLGKYIQESIKGMRVGWNRGICLHKFTSSRH, encoded by the coding sequence ATGCATTCCAGTAGTTTATTAGAAGCGCAAATAAACCAAAGTCAAACAATCTTCATATCTATTATTATCTGTACGGCTGACCGTCGGATTTCTTTAGAGAGGACACTGATAGCACTCAACAAAATTACTTATTCATTTTGTGAATTTATTGTAGTTGATGCTTCATCTAATACTGAAACTATGGAAATGTTAAGTATCATGTCCAGCAGTTTCGATAGAAACCTCAAATTAGCAACTGTGCAAGAAAAAAATATTAGTGTATCTCGCAATGTGGGTATAAAGTTAGCATTAGGTGAGATTATTGCTTTTATTGATGATGATGCAATTCCGCCCCCTGACTGGATAGAAAAGCTTTTATCTACATATTCTTTATATGGTGATAAATGTGCCGGTGTTGGTGGTACTGTGCGTGATATGACAAGTCCTGGTTATCCTTTACAATATCATCGTGGCATTACAAATATTATTAGTAATACCAGTCCTATTTGTCGTTCTGGGGTAATAAATTATAATCAACCGCAAGGTTTTTGGTATAACGGTTTGATGGGTACAAATTCCTCTTACCGCAAAGATTTATTAGAAAAGATTAACGGATATGATGAGTTTTTTGAGTATTTTTTAGATGAAACTGATGTTTGTTTGCGCTTAATTCAAGCTGGCTATGAAATTCACCATTGTGATGTAGTTGTAGACCATTATCCTGAAGCCAGTCACAATCGTTTAGACCAAAAACATCTGACTTGTTGGTATTCACTCGCGAAAAATACTACCTATTTTGCTTTGAAACACGCTTTTAATAAAGTCCCGTTTCCTGTCTTGGTTATCCGCTTGACTCTACTGCTGATTTATCGCTGCTTCTTGCGAATAATTCGCCTGAAGTTTACTCACAATCTCTCCTATCAGGTTTTGGGGAAATATATCCAGGAATCTATAAAAGGTATGCGTGTCGGTTGGAATAGGGGAATTTGTTTACATAAATTTACATCTTCCCGGCATTGA
- a CDS encoding thioredoxin family protein has translation MNILETINTPVGSYAPDFELPGIDNQVHHLSRYLERFRAVGVIAMCNHCPYVSLYLDRLKNIQEEFAQEGFTLIGMNGSSATEHLSESFDDMKVFAEGHELNFPYIWDSTQDVTRSFGASKTPMAFLVDNHGIVQYKGQIDNHPQDPSCLGEDYLRNAIASLFKGQAIKLPKTEPAGTSLIWRN, from the coding sequence ATGAATATACTAGAAACAATTAACACACCTGTTGGAAGCTATGCACCAGATTTTGAGCTTCCAGGAATTGACAATCAAGTACACCATCTCAGCCGTTATTTAGAAAGGTTTCGTGCAGTTGGTGTGATTGCGATGTGCAACCACTGTCCTTATGTAAGCTTGTATCTAGACAGATTAAAAAATATTCAAGAGGAATTTGCTCAAGAGGGCTTTACACTAATTGGGATGAATGGTAGCAGTGCGACGGAACACCTGAGCGAAAGCTTTGACGACATGAAAGTTTTTGCCGAAGGTCACGAGTTAAATTTTCCTTACATATGGGATTCAACTCAAGATGTGACTCGTAGCTTTGGGGCGAGTAAAACGCCTATGGCTTTTCTGGTAGATAATCATGGTATAGTGCAGTACAAAGGACAAATTGACAATCATCCCCAAGACCCATCATGTCTGGGAGAAGATTATTTGAGAAATGCGATCGCCTCTCTGTTCAAAGGTCAAGCAATTAAGCTACCAAAAACCGAACCAGCAGGAACTTCATTGATTTGGCGGAACTAG
- the pyrH gene encoding UMP kinase has product MGTNYRRVLLKLSGEALMGNMGYGIDPEVVKEIAQEIAEVVATGVQIAIVVGGGNIFRGVKAASAGMDRAAADYIGMIATVMNAMTLQDCLERIGVQTRVQTAIAMQELAEPYIRRRAIRHLEKGRVVIFGAGSGNPFFTTDTTAALRAAEIDAEVIFKATKVDGIYDADPHIYPEAKRYTSLTYAHVLAKDLRVMDSTAIALCKDNNIPILVFDLTVRGNVRRAVLGENIGTLVGGSCEII; this is encoded by the coding sequence ATGGGAACGAATTACCGACGGGTTTTACTCAAACTAAGCGGTGAAGCCTTAATGGGCAACATGGGCTACGGTATTGATCCCGAAGTGGTCAAAGAAATAGCCCAGGAAATAGCAGAGGTAGTAGCTACTGGCGTTCAAATTGCCATCGTTGTAGGCGGCGGGAACATTTTTCGCGGCGTGAAAGCAGCGTCGGCGGGGATGGACAGGGCAGCTGCTGACTACATAGGGATGATTGCCACGGTAATGAATGCCATGACGCTACAAGATTGCTTAGAGCGAATTGGGGTACAGACGCGGGTACAAACTGCGATCGCTATGCAAGAATTAGCGGAACCGTATATCCGTCGTCGCGCCATCCGCCACCTAGAAAAAGGGCGGGTGGTAATTTTTGGTGCTGGTTCAGGAAATCCCTTCTTTACCACCGACACCACTGCCGCCTTAAGAGCCGCAGAAATTGATGCCGAGGTGATTTTTAAAGCCACCAAGGTAGACGGAATCTACGATGCTGACCCCCATATTTATCCAGAGGCCAAGCGTTACACCAGTCTCACCTACGCGCACGTTTTAGCCAAAGATTTGCGCGTCATGGATAGTACAGCGATCGCCTTGTGTAAAGACAATAATATCCCAATACTGGTTTTTGATTTAACGGTGCGAGGTAACGTCCGCCGAGCCGTTTTGGGAGAAAATATCGGCACCCTTGTGGGAGGTTCATGTGAAATTATCTGA
- a CDS encoding glycosyltransferase family 2 protein: MDKTLYNQQYETLINEKSELAQQCQSLMAEIEQLNLSNNELLAEISDIKNSRTWLVLTKIKKNIILRKVGRLLLDLFNLRSLKNIFLFNSLKPTAETLVTSQKHHHSYQFPQPIILYKYQENTPISLVIICYNKSQELPFVISAIAKNTLQPDLIVLCDDGSTDNSLQVFIEQCSIYNLNYKIIQEPTIKNAFRLNTLRNKGVSACLDGLVIILDADHVPSRTHIEAHVKLHLLHPHAVLSTGPRLEYANSDCSGAVNFLWGHEPVSMMQPAADKPIADWTGVLVSNMGMCKQAILNLGGFDPIYDGNYGFDDTDFTYRAWLAGYFFASSFESYIIHIPHPPSLGNRNNHINQRKFENKYKFQPKYPNIVERLTRTSWHNYLHYLGNEDI, from the coding sequence ATGGATAAAACTTTATACAATCAACAGTATGAAACTCTAATTAACGAAAAATCCGAATTAGCCCAGCAATGTCAATCTTTAATGGCAGAAATAGAGCAATTAAATTTATCTAATAATGAGTTATTAGCTGAAATTTCCGATATTAAGAACTCTCGCACATGGTTAGTGCTGACAAAAATTAAGAAAAATATTATTTTACGCAAAGTTGGCAGATTATTACTAGACTTATTTAATCTGCGATCGCTCAAAAATATCTTTTTATTTAATTCTCTCAAACCAACGGCTGAAACTTTAGTAACCAGCCAAAAACATCATCATAGTTATCAATTTCCCCAACCAATTATTTTATATAAATATCAAGAAAATACGCCGATTTCTCTGGTAATTATCTGTTATAATAAATCTCAGGAATTACCTTTTGTTATTTCGGCGATCGCCAAAAATACGCTGCAACCAGATTTAATTGTTTTATGTGATGATGGTTCAACAGATAATTCCTTGCAAGTATTTATTGAACAGTGCAGTATATACAATCTCAATTACAAAATTATTCAAGAACCAACAATTAAAAACGCCTTTCGACTCAATACGCTGCGTAACAAAGGTGTTTCCGCTTGTCTTGATGGTTTAGTCATCATACTAGATGCAGACCATGTACCATCCCGGACACATATAGAAGCTCATGTAAAACTGCACTTATTACATCCTCATGCTGTGCTGTCTACGGGACCACGACTGGAATATGCAAATTCAGATTGTAGTGGTGCTGTAAATTTTCTTTGGGGACATGAACCAGTCAGTATGATGCAACCTGCTGCTGATAAACCCATAGCCGATTGGACAGGAGTCCTAGTTTCCAATATGGGAATGTGTAAGCAAGCGATTCTCAATTTGGGTGGTTTTGATCCTATCTACGATGGTAATTATGGCTTTGATGATACTGATTTTACTTATAGAGCTTGGTTAGCAGGTTATTTTTTTGCTAGTAGTTTTGAGTCTTATATTATACATATTCCCCATCCACCTTCTTTGGGTAACAGAAATAATCACATCAATCAACGCAAGTTTGAAAATAAGTATAAATTTCAACCAAAATATCCTAATATAGTTGAGCGACTCACAAGGACATCTTGGCATAATTATCTTCATTATCTTGGCAACGAGGATATTTAA